One Natronomonas gomsonensis genomic window, GCTTCTCACCGCCGAAACCGAGGCCGACCTCGACGCCATCGGCGCTTACACCTTCGACGCCGCCGACGCCGGCCCGAACATCGAGAACATGCTCGGCGCCGCACAGGTGCCGATGGGCATCGTCGGCCCCGTCCGCATCGACGGCGGGTCGGTCGAGGGCTCGAAGTACCTCCCGCTTGCGACGACCGAAGGCGCCCTCGTCGCCTCGGTCAACCGTGGCTGTGCGGCCATCCGGGCGGCCGACGGCGCGACCGCTCGGGTGCTGAAGAACGCGATGACCCGTGCCCCCGTCTTCCGCGTCAACGACGTGGGAGAGGCAAGCGAGGTCGCCTCGTGGGTCCGGGCCAACGTCGATACCCTCGCGGAGGCCGCCGAGTCGACGACCAGCCACGGCGAGTTGCGCGACGTGACGCCCTACGTCGTCGGCGACAACGTCTTCCTCCGATTCGCCTATGACACCAAGGACGCGATGGGGATGAACATGGCCACCATCGCCACCGAAGCCGCCTGCGACGTGGTCACGGCGGAGACGCCCGCCGAACTCGTCGCTCTCTCCGGAAACCTCTGTTCCGATAAGAAACCCGCCGCCGTCAACAGCGTCGAGGGCCGCGGCCGGACCGTCGCCGCCGATGTGGAAATCCCGCGGGAAACCGTCGAGAGTTACTTCAAGACGACCCCGGAGGCCATCGCCGAGGCCAACACCCGAAAGAACCTCGTCGGGTCGGCAAAAGCCGGCTCGCTCGGCTTCAACGCCCACGCTGCGAACACCGTCGCCGCGGCCTTCCTCGCGACCGGCCAGGACATCGCACAGGTCGTCGAGGGCAGTAACGCGATTACGACCGCCGACGTGCGTGACGGGGACCTCTACGCCTCGCTGACCATCGCCTCCTTGGAACTCGGCACCGTCGGCGGCGGGACGAAACTGCCGACCCAATCCGAGGCGCTCGATATCGTCGGCGTCCGCGGCGGCGGCGACCCCGCGGGGTCCAACGCCGACGCGCTGGCGGAACTCATCACGACCGCTGCGCTCGCCGGTGAGTTGTCGCTTCTGGGGGCACTGGCTTCGGACCACCTCGCCAGCGCTCACGAGGAACTGGGTCGATAAGACGACGGATACGACGGGCCCCATCCGCACCCGTCTCGTCGTGCCGAACGGTCCCTAGTTTGATAGGAGTTCGAAAACGGGATACACCCATCCTTGCTCAGGAATCGACAGCGAGCTCGGGGGGTTGGAATCGCTACACTCGCGGTGCTGCTCGTGGTTTCGGTTCTCACAGCCGGTGTCGCGGCGTCGACGGGGGCGGCCGCCGGGACCGCTTCGAGCGCCGAACCGACGGCCACGGCAGATATCGACGAGTCGTTACGTGACCGCACGGGGACGGTTCAAGCGGTCGTTCGGTTCCCGGCGGCCGATACCGCGGGCGTTTCGTCGACAGACCGTGTTGAGCGATTGCAACGCCACGCCGAACGCAGTCAGTCGCCCTTTCGGGCGTTCGCGGCCGACACGCCGGGGGTCGACGTCGAACGGTCGTTTTGGCTGACGAACGCCATGCTCGTCTCGGTCGATACGGAGACAACGCCACTGGAGACGCTGGCCGAGGTCGAGGGCGTCAGCCGAATTCACGAGAACTACGGCGGGAATCTTCAGGCGACGGGCGGCGAGACGACGGGAGCCTCGAACGACCACGTTCCACGGCCGAGACAATCGGACGAGGGACCGCCCGTCGCTCCCGGAATCGACCAAATAAGCGCACAGACGGCCTGGCAGTTCCACGACACCCGTGGCGAGGGCAGCGCCGTCGCGATTCTCGATACTGGGGTTGACCCCGAGGGTCACGCAGGTATCGCCGACTCGCTGTCTCGCGGCGGGTGGGCGGAGTTCCACCCACGGACCGGCGAACGCGTCGAGAGCGAGCCATACGACCCGAAGGGCCACGGAACACGTCTCAGCGGCATCGTCGCGGGCGGACAGACTGATGAGGGAGTCGCCTACGGCGTCGCTCCCGAGACCGCGCTGTATCACGGCAAGGTTGTCGGGGAGAGAGGGTTCTCCTTTGCATCGGTCACCGCCGGCATGGAGTGGGCCATCGAAAACGACGTGGATGTAGTGTCTCTGAGCCTCGGTCCGGTCAGATACGCCGACGCCTTCCTCGAACCGGTCGAGAACGCCCGCGGCGCCGGGGTCGTTGTCGTCGGCTCGATCGGCAATGCCGGTCGATACACGAGCGTCGGGCCGGGGAACCTCCCGACGGCTGTCGGCGTCGGCTCCGTCGACTCTGACGGCTCGGTTCCCGAGTGGTCGGGCGGCGAGGCAGTCGACACACAGCGGTATTGGGGAGAGAACGCGCCGTCTCAGTGGGGAGACAACTACACGGTGCCGGAGGTAACCGCGCCCGGTGTCGGCGTCACCGTCTCCCAGCCAGGCGGCGGATACGGGACCGGCGAGGGGTCGAGTTACGCGACGCCACACGTCGCTGGCGTGGCGGCGCTTGCGGCGTCGGCGACCGATGCCGAGATGGCTGAAATCGAATCCGCACTCGTCCAGACGTCGATACACCCCGACGCGCGTGAGCCGTTTTCGGTCGACCCTGGTCGTGACGACCGCCACGGCTCCGGGGCCGTCAACGCTGTCGCAACCGTCTCGCGGCTCCGGGCGAGCGAGACTGTCTCGGGGGTCGTCACGACGGCTGACGGCGAACCACTCGAGGGCGCCCTCGTCGGGTCCGAAGCGGGCCCCCGGACCCGAACGGACGCCGACGGCCGGTACACGCTGGAACTCCCGCCGGGTGAACAGCCGGTCGTCGCTCTCGGTGTCGGCTTCGACCCAACCGTCGAGACGCTTGACCCGGCGACGACCGACCAACAGTCATTCGAACTCACGTCCGGGGCCCCCGGTGCCAGAACGCTCCAACCGCTTGGTGATCGGGTCGACCCCGGACAACCGGCGGTGACGACCCTCGAAGTCGGGTCCGCGGAGTCGGTAACCGTCGAGGTCAACACACAGGGGTTGGTTCAACGGGACGCTCTCACGCTCCGTATCGACGGGGAGGCGGTGAGTTTCGGCGAGACGGTCGACCTTGAGCCCTCGGAGACGCCCCGCCGACTCACGATAGAAATCGACACTGAAGAAGGAACGCCGCCGGGTTCCGTCGAACCAATGGTACGACTGGAGGGTGAAAGCGAGTCGCTCTCGGGCCGCATCGGGCGATTTTACATCCACACCGACCCGGTCCGTATCGGCCCCGATGTTCCGGTGGACATTCAAGAGCCGGTCGACGTTCTTGCGCCCGGAACGACCATCGTTCTCGAAGACGGGACCTACGAGGCCTCCGAGGCCG contains:
- the hmgA gene encoding hydroxymethylglutaryl-CoA reductase (NADPH), coding for MDTEELVEGVQDGELRLHELEQHADADAAAEARRLLLTAETEADLDAIGAYTFDAADAGPNIENMLGAAQVPMGIVGPVRIDGGSVEGSKYLPLATTEGALVASVNRGCAAIRAADGATARVLKNAMTRAPVFRVNDVGEASEVASWVRANVDTLAEAAESTTSHGELRDVTPYVVGDNVFLRFAYDTKDAMGMNMATIATEAACDVVTAETPAELVALSGNLCSDKKPAAVNSVEGRGRTVAADVEIPRETVESYFKTTPEAIAEANTRKNLVGSAKAGSLGFNAHAANTVAAAFLATGQDIAQVVEGSNAITTADVRDGDLYASLTIASLELGTVGGGTKLPTQSEALDIVGVRGGGDPAGSNADALAELITTAALAGELSLLGALASDHLASAHEELGR
- a CDS encoding S8 family serine peptidase, producing the protein MVSVLTAGVAASTGAAAGTASSAEPTATADIDESLRDRTGTVQAVVRFPAADTAGVSSTDRVERLQRHAERSQSPFRAFAADTPGVDVERSFWLTNAMLVSVDTETTPLETLAEVEGVSRIHENYGGNLQATGGETTGASNDHVPRPRQSDEGPPVAPGIDQISAQTAWQFHDTRGEGSAVAILDTGVDPEGHAGIADSLSRGGWAEFHPRTGERVESEPYDPKGHGTRLSGIVAGGQTDEGVAYGVAPETALYHGKVVGERGFSFASVTAGMEWAIENDVDVVSLSLGPVRYADAFLEPVENARGAGVVVVGSIGNAGRYTSVGPGNLPTAVGVGSVDSDGSVPEWSGGEAVDTQRYWGENAPSQWGDNYTVPEVTAPGVGVTVSQPGGGYGTGEGSSYATPHVAGVAALAASATDAEMAEIESALVQTSIHPDAREPFSVDPGRDDRHGSGAVNAVATVSRLRASETVSGVVTTADGEPLEGALVGSEAGPRTRTDADGRYTLELPPGEQPVVALGVGFDPTVETLDPATTDQQSFELTSGAPGARTLQPLGDRVDPGQPAVTTLEVGSAESVTVEVNTQGLVQRDALTLRIDGEAVSFGETVDLEPSETPRRLTIEIDTEEGTPPGSVEPMVRLEGESESLSGRIGRFYIHTDPVRIGPDVPVDIQEPVDVLAPGTTIVLEDGTYEASEAGPASLVLDRPISLVAAEGANPTLVASSDAENGVLITANDVEIRGLEIDGDGAETTVQVGTQATGRETVAPSGVTVADNRLLGGTDGLVTWGGPALLVERNRVAAQRDGIRVSDPQRSTVRDNVIQGANTGIRIEGSATDIAGNRISGAETGIHIEVPLEALEALAVEFGPIAGNEISDSAEGLRIVGGVPEGSVGDNTFRNVTTNRVTTGNGSGSAPTGPGGTGDSALGVALYAATGVSVALLFVPYGIRRLRRR